One Pochonia chlamydosporia 170 chromosome 5, whole genome shotgun sequence DNA segment encodes these proteins:
- a CDS encoding transaldolase (similar to Colletotrichum gloeosporioides Nara gc5 XP_007281244.1): MGSKDSQTWLEKLEEQLNIDVDWMDPEYIKSMPIKPHDQTSNQLWVDIQLGHESNAELLAQTANELKDQGWLAIYTRMAVLMCKKNINLIRGRVLLQTLPSKAYDTQATLSHARLYDQEFARAGIGRDRYCIKIPSTGPALNAAKILSAEGIPTLGTALFSLAQAIACSQAGMLYISPYYNETRAHDDHKLWPNVKDPATEHPMSARLYQILRTYERLYKETGKEQPLLKNASFISPQEAMAAGELGCHSATISHTVLNQLAELKYDPAAQPGEGKPKPSHVYKTPVTPPKRFEKLAAIDPLAPTGWDGKLASTDVDYLANGGAELAKAIEADPVTKERLAVALELFTGGELRSKDKVEVALKSVV; encoded by the exons atggGCAGTAAAGACTCTCAAACCTGgcttgagaagctggaagaACAGC TGAACATTGATGTCGACTGGATGGACCCCGAGTACATCAAATCCATGCCAATCAAACCTCATGACCAGACGAGCAACCAGCTTTGGGTCGATATCCAACTTGGGCATGAGTCTAATGCCGAGCTTCTTGCTCAGACTGCAAACGAGCTCAAAGACCAGGGATGGTTGGCCATCTATACCCGAATG GCTGTGTTGATGTGCAAGAAaaacatcaacctcatccgCGGTCGAGTCCTCCTCCAGACATTGCCCTCCAAAGCCTACGACACCCAGGCCACCCTCTCCCATGCTCGCCTATACGACCAAGAGTTCGCCCGTGCCGGCATCGGTAGAGATAGATACTGCATCAAGATTCCATCTACTGGTCCTGCTTTGAACGCGGCCAAGATTCTGAGTGCAGAGGGTATTCCCACCCTTGGCACAGCGCTGTTCAGTCTTGCGCAGGCCATTGCTTGTAGCCAAGCTGGCATGCTCTACATCAGCCCTTACTACAACG AAACTCGTGCACACGATGATCACAAACTCTGGCCCAATGTCAAGGATCCCGCGACAGAGCATCCCATGAGCGCTCGTCTGTACCAGATTCTACGAACGTACGAGCGCTTATACAAGGAGACTGGCAAGGAGCAGCCTCTCTTGAAGAATGCAAG CTTCATCTCCCCACAGGAGGCCATGGCAGCAGGCGAACTCGGCTGCCACTCCGCGACCATCTCCCACACCGTTCTAAACCAACTCGCCGAACTCAAGTACGATCCTGCCGCGCAACCCGGGGAGGGAAAGCCGAAGCCTTCCCACGTATACAAGACCCCAGTCACGCCACCGAAGCGATTCGAAAAGCTGGCGGCAATTGATCCGCTAGCCCCGACgggatgggatgggaaaCTGGCCAGCACCGATGTCGACTACCTGGCTAATGGTGGTGCGGAGCTTGCCAAGGCGATTGAGGCGGATCCGGTCACAAAGGAAAGATTGGCGGTTGCCTTGGAGCTGTTTACTGGAGGTGAGTTGAGGAGCAAAGACAAGGTTGAGGTTGCTCTTAAAAGTGTGGTTTAG